The following proteins are encoded in a genomic region of Streptococcus constellatus subsp. constellatus:
- a CDS encoding glycosyltransferase family 2 protein, with amino-acid sequence MKVLMIIPAYNEEESILNTVLSIIEYRKKVDFDLDYVVINDGSVDRTKEILDSHDLNAVHLVMNLGIGGAVQTGYKYALEKNYDVAVQFDGDGQHDIESLDALLEPIRRQQADLVVGSRFIGDKASEFQTTFMRRFGITIISAFIKCTTGKRILDTTSGYRLGNHKIIRQFAMRYPIKYPEPESIVHILKRKYRVVEAPANMFERSGGVSSITPIKSIRYMIEVCSSILIAAFMKESE; translated from the coding sequence TTGAAAGTTTTAATGATAATTCCTGCTTATAATGAGGAGGAAAGTATTTTAAATACGGTTCTGAGCATTATAGAATATCGGAAGAAAGTTGATTTTGACTTAGACTATGTGGTTATCAATGATGGTTCGGTTGACAGAACCAAAGAGATTTTGGATAGCCATGATCTGAATGCCGTTCATTTGGTTATGAATTTGGGGATTGGTGGTGCTGTTCAGACAGGATACAAGTATGCCCTTGAGAAGAATTACGATGTGGCCGTACAGTTTGACGGAGATGGTCAGCATGATATTGAGTCGCTGGATGCTTTGTTGGAGCCTATTCGTCGTCAGCAGGCGGATTTAGTTGTTGGCTCTCGTTTTATCGGTGACAAGGCTTCGGAATTTCAGACGACTTTTATGCGTCGATTTGGTATTACGATTATTTCTGCTTTTATTAAATGTACAACTGGAAAAAGAATTTTAGATACCACATCTGGTTATCGCTTGGGCAATCATAAGATTATTCGACAGTTTGCGATGCGCTATCCTATTAAATATCCAGAACCAGAGTCTATCGTTCATATTTTAAAACGAAAATATAGAGTAGTAGAAGCTCCGGCAAATATGTTTGAGCGTTCTGGCGGAGTTTCTTCCATAACGCCTATCAAATCAATTCGGTATATGATTGAAGTTTGTTCATCTATTTTGATTGCTGCTTTTATGAAAGAGAGTGAATAA
- the rfbD gene encoding dTDP-4-dehydrorhamnose reductase: MILITGANGQLGTELRYLLDERNEEYVAVDVAEMDITNAEMVEKVFSEVKPSLVYHCAAYTAVDAAEDEGKELDYAINVTGTENVAKAAEKHGATLVCISTDYVFAGDKPVGQEWEVDDRPDPQTEYGRTKRMGEELVEKYSSRFYIIRTAWVFGNYGKNFVFTMQNLAKTHKTLTVVNDQHGRPTWTRTLAEFMTYLAENQKEFGYYHLSNDAAEDTTWYDFAVEILKDTDVEVQPVDSSKFPAKAKRPFNSTMSLTKAKATGFVIPTWQDALKEFYKQEVKK, from the coding sequence ATGATTTTAATTACAGGTGCTAATGGACAACTTGGGACAGAACTTCGTTATCTTTTAGATGAACGCAACGAAGAGTATGTGGCAGTTGACGTGGCAGAAATGGATATTACCAATGCCGAAATGGTTGAGAAGGTCTTTTCCGAAGTGAAGCCAAGTCTAGTCTATCACTGTGCTGCCTATACAGCAGTTGATGCGGCGGAAGATGAAGGAAAAGAATTGGACTATGCAATCAATGTTACAGGAACTGAGAATGTTGCTAAAGCAGCAGAAAAGCATGGAGCAACACTTGTTTGCATCTCTACAGACTATGTCTTTGCTGGAGATAAGCCAGTTGGGCAAGAATGGGAAGTAGATGATCGACCAGATCCTCAAACAGAATATGGTCGCACGAAGCGTATGGGAGAGGAGTTGGTTGAAAAATATTCTAGCCGTTTCTACATTATCCGCACAGCTTGGGTCTTTGGAAATTATGGAAAGAACTTCGTTTTTACCATGCAGAATTTAGCCAAAACACATAAAACCCTGACGGTTGTTAATGATCAGCATGGTCGTCCAACTTGGACGCGAACGTTGGCTGAATTTATGACTTACTTAGCAGAAAATCAAAAAGAATTTGGTTATTATCATCTGTCAAATGATGCTGCCGAAGACACGACTTGGTATGACTTTGCAGTAGAAATTCTCAAAGACACAGATGTGGAAGTACAACCGGTTGATTCCAGCAAATTCCCAGCCAAGGCTAAGCGGCCTTTCAACTCAACTATGAGTTTGACCAAGGCCAAGGCAACAGGCTTTGTCATTCCGACTTGGCAGGATGCCTTGAAAGAGTTTTACAAGCAGGAAGTGAAAAAATAA
- a CDS encoding glycosyltransferase family 2 protein, with product MKFSIIIPAYNVADYLEKCVKSVLIQEFKDYEILIINDGSTDTTAVVADKLSVENPNKVRIFNQINGGASKARNTGIEYARGDYLLFLDGDDFWSDQHFLSQLDEMTIDYINDVIVFGYSYFYDDKILGFPISMFEENILKATCFGIFNGPNWNKCVSKKLFQNGLKFPEGMVSEDSLYCSQILKMTKKFSILNSTQYMYRQNREGSLTNVVKEKNVQDTLEGIRMGLSDLKNYSVEIQKALNIYFTISYISILPYVNQYINNFEIKELLYQYKYLLKYANYIENRAFKLTGLVAKLFGIKFSIKLFPVLLKFYK from the coding sequence ATGAAATTTTCAATTATTATACCTGCCTATAATGTGGCGGATTATTTAGAAAAATGTGTTAAGAGTGTCTTAATTCAAGAATTTAAAGATTATGAAATTTTAATCATAAATGATGGGTCAACTGACACTACTGCAGTAGTCGCTGATAAATTGTCTGTAGAGAATCCCAATAAAGTAAGGATTTTTAATCAAATAAATGGTGGAGCTTCAAAAGCAAGAAATACTGGTATTGAGTATGCTCGTGGGGATTATTTATTATTTTTAGATGGCGATGACTTTTGGAGTGATCAACACTTTTTGAGTCAACTTGATGAAATGACTATAGATTACATCAATGATGTTATCGTTTTTGGCTACAGTTATTTTTATGATGATAAAATTTTAGGTTTTCCTATATCTATGTTTGAAGAAAATATTTTAAAAGCTACTTGCTTTGGAATATTTAATGGTCCAAATTGGAATAAGTGTGTGTCGAAAAAGTTGTTTCAAAATGGCTTAAAATTTCCAGAGGGAATGGTGTCTGAGGATAGTTTATATTGTTCCCAGATCTTAAAAATGACAAAGAAATTTTCAATTCTTAATAGTACTCAATATATGTATCGACAGAACCGCGAAGGAAGTTTAACTAATGTTGTGAAAGAAAAAAATGTTCAAGATACTCTCGAAGGAATCAGGATGGGACTTTCTGACTTGAAAAACTATTCAGTTGAAATTCAAAAAGCTTTAAATATCTATTTTACAATCTCATATATCTCTATATTACCTTATGTAAATCAATACATTAATAATTTTGAAATTAAGGAATTGCTTTACCAGTATAAGTATTTGCTAAAGTATGCAAATTATATAGAGAATCGAGCATTTAAATTAACAGGCCTAGTAGCCAAGTTATTTGGGATAAAGTTTTCGATAAAACTATTTCCTGTTTTATTGAAGTTTTATAAATAG
- a CDS encoding lipopolysaccharide biosynthesis protein: protein MKESLIILKVVSPQKIFFWNILGSLSSAAVSVILLFLVTRTLSSESADLYSFAYAIANLLVIVAGFQVRDFQATDIKEKYSFDAYLTTRVLTNILMILILLGYLILNSSTHANFWIIFWVSFFRVSEALSDVFQGLFQQKERLDIAGQSLFFRNIISTITFAFLLLFSKNLLLSVVFQTLASFTVVLFFDFPKSKLFHRINIATVKLKDIYSILKDCLPLFINAFLLVSIYNQPKYALNDIFNKGLIEAGVQRDFSILFTPIFAMNLMIVFLRPMITQLAIFKEEKKISHFITYKNNLFKILWVTSVLICLAGAIAAIPVLNIVYGTKLNQYQISFFILLLGGIASTFSTVCDNILTVFRKHHYLVISFLAGYLVSIFSAEPLVSQYGIFGASLSFLISMIAWLSVSLIIYFMTNPYTFLRRKK from the coding sequence TTGAAAGAGAGTTTGATTATATTGAAAGTGGTGTCGCCGCAAAAAATTTTCTTTTGGAATATTCTGGGGAGTCTATCTTCAGCAGCTGTATCTGTTATTTTATTATTTCTAGTTACTCGTACTTTATCTAGTGAGTCGGCTGATTTATATAGCTTTGCTTATGCAATTGCGAATTTACTAGTTATTGTTGCAGGGTTTCAGGTTAGGGATTTTCAAGCGACAGATATTAAAGAAAAATATTCATTTGATGCCTATTTGACTACTAGAGTTTTAACTAATATTTTAATGATACTAATTTTATTAGGATATTTAATTTTAAATTCTTCTACTCATGCAAATTTTTGGATTATATTTTGGGTATCATTTTTTAGAGTTAGCGAGGCGCTTTCGGATGTATTTCAAGGCTTGTTCCAACAGAAAGAACGATTAGATATAGCCGGTCAATCATTATTTTTTAGAAATATAATTTCAACTATAACATTTGCTTTTTTGTTATTGTTTTCTAAAAATCTTCTTTTATCTGTTGTGTTTCAAACGCTCGCCTCTTTCACAGTAGTTCTTTTTTTTGATTTTCCAAAATCTAAGTTGTTTCATCGTATTAATATCGCTACAGTAAAGCTAAAAGATATTTATAGTATTTTAAAGGACTGTTTACCTTTATTTATAAATGCTTTTTTATTAGTTTCAATCTATAACCAACCCAAGTATGCATTAAACGATATTTTTAACAAAGGATTGATTGAAGCGGGAGTGCAGAGAGATTTTAGTATTTTATTCACTCCAATTTTTGCGATGAATCTAATGATTGTTTTTTTACGCCCCATGATTACACAACTAGCAATTTTCAAGGAAGAGAAAAAAATTTCTCATTTTATTACATATAAAAATAACTTGTTTAAGATTTTGTGGGTAACAAGTGTTTTGATTTGTTTAGCTGGAGCGATTGCTGCTATCCCTGTTTTAAATATTGTTTATGGAACCAAGCTAAATCAATATCAAATTAGTTTCTTTATACTTTTGTTAGGTGGTATTGCTAGTACGTTTTCTACAGTATGTGATAATATTTTAACTGTTTTTAGAAAACATCATTATTTAGTTATCTCATTTTTAGCAGGTTATCTTGTATCCATTTTTTCAGCTGAGCCGCTGGTATCCCAATACGGAATCTTTGGGGCTTCCTTGTCTTTCCTTATCTCTATGATTGCTTGGTTGAGTGTCTCGCTAATTATTTATTTTATGACCAATCCATATACTTTTTTGAGAAGGAAAAAATAA
- a CDS encoding glycosyltransferase family 2 protein has translation MSKPAISVIVPVYNAQDGIKRCVDSLLNQSFKNFEIIFLNDGSKDNSLNILKDYEVKYSFIRVIDKQNEGVAVTRNKGILLAEGEYIMFMDNDDFVDSDCIETFYQAIHEKRLDLVIGGYKRVNQDNQIIFSQDIQQSEWSKYIIMAPWAKIYRTEFLRKNNLEFFDYGIGEDIIFNLTAYKTTDKIGLLDYKGYNWYYNSQSISNTSQRGFSPEIDILVLFAKILELGQPSELVVYYLKRYYVWYLLFSGRSSSDQEFIHQYIRIKKWLKENELISTISPLSKRVQGERFQTRLSLIVFLSLEKLRLIPLFAKIYCKGKKDN, from the coding sequence ATGTCTAAACCAGCTATTTCAGTTATTGTTCCAGTTTATAATGCACAAGATGGAATTAAACGCTGTGTAGATTCTCTTTTGAATCAATCATTTAAGAATTTTGAAATTATTTTTCTAAACGATGGTTCGAAAGATAACTCTTTAAATATTTTAAAAGACTATGAAGTGAAGTATAGTTTTATAAGAGTAATTGATAAACAAAACGAAGGAGTGGCAGTAACTAGAAATAAAGGAATTCTTCTAGCTGAAGGAGAATATATTATGTTCATGGATAATGATGATTTTGTTGATAGTGATTGCATTGAAACTTTTTATCAGGCTATCCATGAGAAAAGGCTAGACTTAGTTATTGGTGGCTACAAGCGCGTTAATCAGGATAACCAAATTATCTTTAGTCAAGACATACAACAATCAGAGTGGTCCAAATATATTATAATGGCTCCTTGGGCCAAAATTTACCGGACTGAGTTCTTGAGAAAAAACAATCTAGAATTTTTTGACTATGGTATAGGAGAAGATATTATTTTTAATCTAACTGCCTATAAGACAACAGATAAAATAGGATTGTTGGACTATAAAGGATATAATTGGTATTACAATAGTCAGAGTATTTCTAACACTTCTCAGAGAGGTTTTTCTCCTGAAATTGATATTTTAGTTCTTTTTGCAAAAATATTAGAGTTGGGTCAGCCATCTGAGTTAGTAGTATATTACTTGAAAAGGTATTACGTTTGGTACTTACTTTTTTCAGGGAGATCCTCATCAGATCAGGAGTTTATTCATCAGTATATTAGGATTAAAAAATGGTTAAAAGAGAATGAACTTATCAGTACTATCTCTCCATTATCTAAAAGGGTTCAGGGAGAAAGGTTTCAAACTAGACTTTCTCTGATTGTTTTTTTGAGTTTGGAAAAGTTAAGGTTAATTCCATTATTTGCTAAAATTTATTGTAAAGGGAAGAAAGATAATTGA